A window of Rhododendron vialii isolate Sample 1 chromosome 13a, ASM3025357v1 contains these coding sequences:
- the LOC131312321 gene encoding cathepsin B-like protease 2, with protein MNLSLSVNDVLACCGFLCGAGCDGGYSLYAWRYFVHHGVVTEECDPYFDNSGCSHPGCEPGYPTPKCARKCVNKNLLWRESKRFSVSAYRIHSDPYSIMAEVYKNGPVEVAFTVYEDFAHYKSGVYKHVTGDVLGGHAVKLIGWGTSEDGEDYWLLANQWNRSWGDDGYFKIKRGTNECGIEEDVIAGLPSSKNLIKEFTEMDATLDVSA; from the exons ATG AATCTCTCTTTATCTGTTAACGATGTCTTAGCCTGTTGTGGCTTTTTGTGCGGTGCTGGCTGTGATGGTGGTTATTCTCTCTATGCGTGGCGATACTTTGTCCACCATGGTGTTGTGACTGAAGAG TGTGATCCATATTTTGATAATAGTGGATGCTCACACCCTGGTTGTGAACCTGGATATCCGACGCCAAAGTGTGCAAGGAAGTGTGTAAACAAGAACCTGCTCTGGAGGGAGTCAAAACGTTTCAGTGTCAGTGCATATAGAATCCACTCGGATCCCTATAGCATCATGGCAGAAGTTTATAAGAATGGACCAGTTGAGGTTGCTTTCACTGTTTATGAG GATTTTGCTCATTACAAGTCAGGAGTTTACAAGCACGTGACAGGTGATGTCTTGGGAGGTCATGCTGTAAAGCTAATTGGATGGGGAACTTCTGAGGATGGGGAGGATTATTGG CTTCTTGCAAATCAGTGGAATAGAAGCTGGGGTGAT GACGGATACTTCAAGATCAAAAGGGGAACGAATGAGTGCGGCATTGAAGAGGATGTGATTGCTGGCTTGCCTTCATCCAAAAACTTGATTAAAGAGTTTACTGAAATGGATGCTACTCTTGACGTGTCAGCCTGA